One Nicotiana sylvestris chromosome 12, ASM39365v2, whole genome shotgun sequence genomic window carries:
- the LOC138882834 gene encoding uncharacterized protein: MVRTSVGATPYLLVYGTEAVIPAEVEIPSLRTIVEAEIEDSEWVRIRLEQLTLIDEKRMAAVCHGHLYQRRMARAYNKKVRPRNFEVDQLVLRRILPHHEEVKGKFAPNWKGSYIIRKILPRGALYLGDIKVNDPETAVNADAVKRYYV; this comes from the coding sequence atggtacgcacgtcagtaggagcaactccttatcttttggtttatgggacagaggctgtaataccggcagaggtagaaattccttcgcttcgtaccattgtcgaagcagaaatcgaagacagcgagtgggtcaggATTCGATTAGAACAAttgactttgatcgatgaaaagcgaatggcagcggtttgtcacggacatttgtaccaacgaagaatggcccgcgcttacaacaagaaagtccgacccaggaatttcgaagtagatcagctggtactgaggcgtattctgccacatcacgaGGAAgtgaaagggaaatttgctccaaattggaaaggctcatacatcataaggaagatattgccgagaggagcattgtatctaggtgatatcaaagtaaatgaccccgaaacagcagtaaatgcagatgcagtcaagaggtactatgtCTGA